AAACCCCATGACAGAACCGGAGCCTTTTGGACTCTGGGCCTCTCCGATATAAAAACCCCAGTAGCAGTGGTGATTATGATGATCCACATCTTTAAAACTGACAAAGCCGGTGTCTGTTTGATCAATGGTAAAGATAAAATAATGTTCTGTTTTTGAGGAATTCACATTCTTGAACCATTGATGATGCTGTTTTTCAGTTATGATTTGGTCGTTATACATCGATTGCCTGATTCTTTCATCGTTCCGCCAACGGAGAACTGTGTCTAAGTCTTTTTCTTTTAATGTCCTAAGGGAGTATGTGAACACAGATTTATCCCTTCCTTACTTTAAAATTTCCAATAAGAGATTTTGGCGACTATCAATATTTCCTTCTAGTAGCATGCGGGCTTTTTTGGCCATTTGTATGAATGACAAGGGGTTATTGATCATGTCGTGAAGGGCGGAGACGATATGTGATTCTTTGACTGATTCTTTAGGCCCCAGATATTGAATAGCGCCTATTTGATCGAGTGTTTGAGCGATCAGTTCTTGATTTTCAGCGACTGTGATCACGATGGCTGGAAGGCCGAGAAAGCAGCGCTCCCATGCAGCAGTTCCGCCCGCACCTATCGCAAGGTCGGCATTGTACATTAATTCTGCAATATGATTGACTTGGCAGTGAAAGTTGAAAAAAACATGTTTATTACAAATGGATTCAATTTCATTCTTATGAACATTGGTGCTTCCAATCACGATGTCCAGCTCAATATCACGGGAGGAAAGCTGCTGAAAGGCTTTCATGGCCTTTTTCGTTTCATTAGTGGGATCAGTGCCTCCAAAAAAGACAAGAATCTTTCTTATGCTTCCATCGCAGTTTTTGTTACTGGGACAAAATGAATAAAATTCGTCTCGCAATAAGACATACTCTGGCCCTAAAAATTGTTTGCAGCTTTTGGGGACCAAAGGAACATAACGGTCTTTATAATGAGGATAAAGATTCTGGTCTAATAAAATATCACAATCATGGAAACGGTCAGCCAGATCATCAATTACCATCATTTTTTTGACATGTTTTTTCACTTTCTTCTCCCAATTGATATCAATTGAGTAGTGATCAACGATAAGGAGAGAGATTTCCTTGTTTAGGTTTTTCATCGCATGAATGGTTTCGTCTGAGTCAACATGCCAAGGGACACCAAGCCAATCAGAATGGGGAGTTGCTTTAGGAATGAAAACATTCTTTTTAGGTTCTGGAAGCATAATGAGATCAAACTGCTGCTCGCGAATCACATCAGCTAGATGTCCCTGTAAGTGTCGGCAAACAAATATAATATGAGCTCCCTTTTTACGCAAAGCATGAGCAAGCGTGAGGCACCTCATGATATGGCCTGTGCCTATTTCAATTGAAGCATCTGCTCTGAAAAGAATATTCATAACAGCACCCCATCATCACTTATCTTTGTCATTGTTTTCATTGAAGAGTTCTTTTTGTTCTATTCGGGCGTTGAGTAAAGACCACTCCGGAAACGTGTTCAATAATGCTAATGTATCCTCTAAGCTAAAGTCAGGTTTAGTTGGATACAGATTTTCAATGATCTTTTTGATTAATAAAAAGTCCTCAGGTGTGTCCACAGTCCATCTATGCTGTTTTTGATTTTCGGCATTGGTGATATTAGCCAATTTGAAGCGGGCGGGATTCATGAAAATAAAGGGTGTTACGTGCTCTCGTTCATATTCAAGACTGGACTCGGCATGAGCTTTTTCTAACGACGAAGCTGAAAAAACTTCTATATCCATTCCGCGGGGGTACGTTCTATTTAAAGTGTTAGACACATAATCATAGTGACCGTTTGCATCTAGATAATACGTAATGACTTTGTCAATGACACGATGATCAATAATAGGGCAGTCAGAGGTTAAGCGGACGATCGTTTCCGCTTTGCTCATTTTTGCAGCTTCGTAATACCTTGATAGAACATCATTTTCCGACCCGCAATAATAAGCAAGAGATAACCTCTTACTTAGCTCAACAATTGGTTTATCTATAGCATTTGTCGTTGTGGCGATCACAATCTCATCAATAAGGGCTGACCTCTTTATTCTTTCAATCTGATATTCCAGCAGAGGTTTATTCAAAACTTTTTTTAATACTTTGCCTGGCAATCTGCTGGAGCCCATCCGTGCTTGGATAATAGCCGTTACTGTCAACTCATCACCTCCTACGAATAAAAATCCACTACTTTTTTTAGTGCTTTGATCACGTCATCTGCATCTTTTTCGTTCATTGATTGAAACAGAGGCAAGGTGATGATTCCTTTATAAAGGGCTTCTGCATGTGGACATAGGCCGGCTTGATAACCTAAACGTTGATAGTAAGGATGTAGATACACAGGTATATAGTGAACGTTAACTCCAATATTTTCTTTTTGCATAGCGTTAAAAATGTCATCGCGAGTTCCCTTTAGCTGATCGAGATGTAAGTTGATAATATAAAGGTGCCAGCTTGAAGTTGAGGCTGCATCTTGGCTTGGGAGATGAATGTGGGAGATGGTTTTTAATTTTTCATTATAGATTCTGGCAAGATGATTTCGTGTGTTAATAAAATCATCTATTTTTTTCAGTTGGCTGACCCCTAATGAAGCTTGGATATCTGTCATCCGATAATTGAAACCAAGGAAGTGCATTTCATAGTACCACGATCCATGGTCTTGGGTTAATTTTTTCGGATCACGGGTTATACCGTGACTGCGAAATTGGAGCAGCTTTTCATAATATGTTCTATTATTAGTCGTTATCATTCCGCCTTCGCCGGTTGTGATATGTTTGACGGGGTGGAAGCTAAACATCGTCATATCACTGATAGAACCGATTTTTTTTCCTTTATATGAAGCGCCTAATGCATGTGCAGCATCTTCAATGACGATTACGTTATTGGCTTTTGCGATTTTTTGAATTTGGTCGTGGTTCACCGGCTGTCCCGTGAAGTCTACGGGGATAATAGCCTTTGTTTTTGGGGTAATCAGCTTTTCAATAGAATCAGGGTCGATATTGTATGTGAGCGGGTCAATATCTGCAAAAACCGGTTTGGCGCCCATGTACAAAATACAATTGGCGCTTGCCGCGAAGGTGATGGGTGTAGTAATCACTTCATCTCCCTGTGAAATTCCCGCAGCAAAGCAAGCTGCATGCAAAGCAGCTGTGCCGCTGGAAAATGCAACAGCATATCTGCTGCCAGCATATTCAGCGACTTTCTGTTCGAATAAGTCAATGGTTGGGCCCGTCGTCAAATAGTCTCCACGTAAAACATCAACTACCGATTGGATATCTTCCTCATCCAGCCATTGTCTGCCGTATGGAAGGTAAGAATCTCTGACGGGCTTACCGCCTGCAATCGCCAATTTATTTTCATTATTCATATTCCATTCTCCTATTAAATAAGATTCGTGCCTTTAATCCATTCTTCTGTTTTTCTTATTCCTTCCTCCAAACTGACCTGAGGGCTCCAATTAAGGATTTTCTTTGCTTTTTCGTAGTTGCATAACAATTTTGGAATTTCACTTTGAGGATGGATATGCTCTACATGGTGAATGTTTTGTCTATCGCCTGCAATTAATGCTGCTAAATCATTAATAGAGATATCTCTTCCAAGGCCTGCGTTTATAATTTCACCGTTTGCTTTTTGGGAATAACCGGCCTGCACGACGAAATGAGCACAATCCTCAACATATAAAAGATCTCGTGTTTGAGTGCCATCCCCATATATATGCAGCTTTTTCCCGTCCAATTTATTTTTTATAAAAATCGCGACGACTCCGCCTTCGCCACCTGTTTTCTGGAAAGGCCCATACGTGTTAAACGGACGTATCACCACTGCTGGAAGACCATACGCATGATAATAGGAGAGCACCATGTTTTCAGCGGCGATTTTTGCACCTGCATAAGGAGAAGCGGGTTTAATAGGGTCTGTTTCTTTAATGCCTTCTGCAAATGCAGCTCGGTCATACACCATACAGGTACTCATAAAAACAACTTTCACATTATGCTTTTTACATAATTCTAAAATGTTAAAAGTACCGATTGTGTCATTTTCAAATGTGGTTTTCGGATCGTCGATGCTGTCTTGTACGTTTATGCTTGCACCCAAATGATAGCAAATATCAAATTGGTTCAAGAAAAGATCTTCTAGTGTTTTTAGATCCTTTATATCTCCATTAATAAACTCGATAAATCCCGGAGCGTTCTTCAGCTCTTCAATATTTTCTAAACGCCCGTTCGACAAATCATCCAGCACCCATACTTGATGACCGTCTTCTAATAACTTTTTCACAACCCATCTGCCAATAAAACCTGCTCCTCCGGTAACAAGAATATTCATGACCATCTTCCTTTCCAGATTAAATGAGTTTTTGCGATTTTAATAATGTCAGGACTTCTCCTTTTGACATTTGCTCCTGATCATTTGAACTATAAGTTCCTTCAGTTGCTTTTTTTGCTTGAGTATATTGATTTTTTTTCCCGAATGATGAAGGAATCACAAACATTTCAGGCAGCTCAAAAGCCATAGTTGATTCATCATGCGTCATCAGTTCTTCATACATTTTTTCTCCGGGGCGCAGCCCGATCTCTTGTATTTCAATTTCATCAACATTCAGATTGTGATTTTTGCATGTTTCTTCAACAACGACTGACACTAAGTCACGCAGTGAGATCACAGGCATTTTTAATATGAAAATTTCTCCGCCTTGAGATTCTTTAAGCGCACTAATTAATAATGACGTCGCCTGATCCAGTGTCATCATAAAGCGGTTCATGTTTAAATCCGTCACAGTCACTTTTTTTTGCTTTAAGATTTGTTTTGTAAACAAGGGAACTACAGAACCCCTTGAACCCATGACATTTCCAAATCGAACACACGAAAAAACCGTCTCGGCTCTTCCCTTGCTGTATTGTGCAGCGGAAATTAATCTTTCAGCTGTGAGTTTTGTTGCGCCATATGCATTCGTTGGTGAGATTGCTTTATCGGAACTTGTAAAAACGACTTTTTTCACGTTTTGGGCAACGGCTGCTTTGATGACATGATTGGTTCCTATAATATTTGTCAGGACCGCTTCATAGGGATTGTATTCGCAAGCGGGAACATGCTTCATGGCAGCAGTATGGAAGACGTAGTCAATGCCGTCCATTGCATGTAAGACCCGGTCATAATCTCGTACATCTCCTATTAAAAATCTAATATCCTTTCTTGGCCCGATTTCGTTTTCTAGCATAAATTGTTTATATTCATCCCTGCTGAAGATTCGCACAACCTTTGGCTGGTCCTTCAAAATATGTTGTAGAAGGCTTTTTCCAATCGTGCCTGTTCCGCCAATGATGAGTATTTTTTTATCTTTGAAAAACACTAGTCTGCTCACTTCCTTTTTCCGAATGGTAAAACAATGTCGGTTATTGGAGTATATGCTTGTTAGTAAACTCTGTGTTTGCTCTAGCCTATTTGGTTTCACCTATTATTTTGCTAGTAGAGCGGCTGTAACAGGGGCGGGGAGGGCAGCTGATAAAACATAGAGAGAAACACCTGTCTTCTAAGAATGAAATGGAGAGATTGGAAGGGAGAAACGATCATGATGGTTTAAAAGGTTGTGTTATATGAAGGATGTCTGACGAAGGAGCGCGTTATGGAGAAATGGAGATAACGCAGTGAAACATAATAAAAAGGCATGAGTCTGGTTCATTTAATACCAAACTCACGCCTATGCGATTTGTGTCTATCTTATTAAATCACTATTCAAACACCGGATCATCCTCATAGTAATAAGAATCCGGATCTTCATATGTGTCGGTGCTTTCATAAGCGGCAATACCGATAATCACGAATATGAAAATGAGCAGAGCGATCCCAATCAGGGCCGAAATAATACTGGATGCAGCGTAAAACAACTGCATCTTTATAAACTTTCCGTAATTCTCAAGCATGTTTTCACCAGCACTGCCGGCAAGATTTCCTTCGGCTTCCGCAGCTGCTTTTGCTGAACGCATCAAAAAGACGCCTGAGATAATGAGTAGTACGCCCGGAATGGCGCCGATCACTGTCATCAAGGTAGACAGTGTGGCAAGCGATCCCATAACGATCAGCAAAATGCCTGACACTTTGCCCCACTTGGCGATGTCTGATAGCGACTTGACAGCAGAGGTACTCAGCTGGCGGCTTTCACTTTCCTCAGCCGCAATCTCCTGTTCAACGGCATCATTTCCTTCGTTCTGATGTTCAATCTCGTTTTCATCTTTATCCAGACTAATCATGATAGCTCTCTCCCTAAAATTTTTAAATCGTATCTTTTGCCGTCCATTTCGGCGATGCCGGGGAATAGTCCCCATTCCGCAAACCCGTGCTTTTCAAACAGCTTCAAGCTTGGTTTATTATGTCCGAAAATGAAGGCCATAAGTGAACGGATTCCAAGTTCCGGCGCAATGCGAAGCGCTTCCTTGAGCAAATACGATCCGACGCCTTTGCCGCGGCATGCTTCGTCAATGTATATGCTGACCTCCGCTGTTTTATTATAAGCGGGCCTTCCGTAAAATGTTTCAAAGCTGATCCAGGCAGCAACGTTCCCGCTTCCGTCTTCGGCAACATAGAGCGGCCGCGACTCTGTATGCCCCAAAAACCACTCCATCCTGTCTTCGGGTGTTACCGGTTCTGTATCGGCTGTTACCATTCTCGAAGCAATCGTTGAATTATAAATTGCAACAACAGCCTCCAGATCTTTATGTTCAGCAAGACGCAATGTCATGTTCATACATTTTTGCACTCCTCTCAAAAAAGTCACATATTTTCGTATCAGCCTGCGCAAACTACATGTAAAAAAAGTTTTTTGTATAGGTGTATATATTTTCAGAAAAGTGTTCAGAATGTTGCTGAGGTGATGAAACAATGAGAGAGGAAGAAAAGAAAACTTCTCAAGTCAAAAAACTTCAGCAGTTTTTTCGTAAACGCTGGGTGTTCCCTGCAATTTACTTAGTCAGTGCGGCCGTCATTTTAACAGCTGTCCTTTGGTACCAATCTGTATCAAATGATGATGTAAAGGATCAGTTGGCTGATAACGGCGGAAACTCCGCATATGACAACAACGACGATGCAGTTGAAGTAGGAAAGTCAATGGAAAATGTCGCTATGCCGGTTGTTGATTCTGAAAACGTATCTGTTGTGAAAAAGTTCTATGAAACCGATGCCGCAAAAGAAGAGAAAGAAGCAGCACTCGTTACCTATAATAACACGTACAGCCTAAGCAAAGGAATTGACTTAGCTGAGAAAGACGGAAAAGATTTCGATGTTTCTGCTTCTTTGAGCGGTACGGTTGTCAAGGCTGAAAAAGATCCGGTGCTGGGATACGTAATTGAAGTTGAACATGCCAACGGCTTATCAACTGTGTATCAATCTCTTTCTGAAGTAAGTGTTGAGCAAGGTGACAAGGTAAAGCAAAACCAAGTGATCGGAAAGTCTGGCAAGAACTTGTACAGTGAAGACAGCGGAAACCACGTGCATTTTGAAATCCGTAAAGACGGAGTCGCCATGAACCCGCTGAACTTTATGGACAAGCCGGTTTCTTCTATTGAAAAAGCTGCAGCAGCAGAAGAAAAAGCTGCCGCTGAAGAAACAGAAGAATCCATTCAGCAATCTTCCGAGAAAAAGGATGGAGCAACTGAAAAAGGAACAGAAGAAAAATCCGATGAGAAAACGGATGATTCAACTGACAAATCTGGTTCTAAAGAAAGCAGCACAACAGAAGACACTGAACAATCTTAATGTAGAAAACGTCTATCCGTGTGATAGGCGTTTTTTTCTTTACTTTTGCTTATGTCGCTATATATCGGTACATACGCTATAAAGGAGGTTATATCATGAACCGTCTATTGCTCGGAGGCTGGACCCTTTTTATGCTGCTTTCTGTCTGTACGGAAAGTTTCAGCGGCATGGTCTTAACGCAAACGGTAGCCTTTCATTTTCAGCCGCGCCCCGACCTGTCTCAATTTTTGGTGTTGGATGTTGCTGAGCTTGCTGTACCTGAAGCGTTTATTCAAAAAATCGGGCACGCGTTTTCCTTCTTTGTCCTGACCTATTTGCTGTGGAAACAGCGGTGCGGCATAAAATTGGCTGCAGCCGGCTCATTTGTATTTGCGTTTTTTACAGAAGTTCTTCAGCTCTTCTTCAGCAGAAATGGATGTATGCGGGATGTGCTCATCGATGCTGTTGGAATTGGATTGTTTTGTGGTTTATATGTGTTGGCGAAGCGGAGAAAACATAAGATGCATGAAAAATATGAAAGCCGGCTGTCTTAATTCAGACGCCGGCTTTTGTCTTTTCTAGAAATTTTGATCGGTTGGTTTTTTCGTCAGTTTATTGATGATGGCTTCATAGATTCTCACAATCCAATCGACCAATGGGCGAAGCAGATCTGAAAACCTAAAGAATAGGAACCCGATAATGATAGAGACAACGAGGCTGCCCAATACATCTACGGGATAGTGATGCCCTACCCAAATTCTTGAAAACCCTGTCAATAGCCCGAAAATGACAAGCGGCCAGCCGATCTTGCGGTTTCTGAATAGCATCGCAATCGAAATCGCTAACGCGCCTGTCGTGTGGTCACTCGGAAATGAAGCATCCGCATCGTGCGGAATCAGTGTATGCACAGTGTGCGCGACGAACGGGCGCGGTTCGAAATAAACTTGTGAAATCAAAAAGTTGATGACAAGACCCGCAATTCCTGTAAGGCCCGCGTAAAGCACATTTTTTCTGCTTTGCGTGTTCCCGAACACCCAGATAGCCAGCAGGATGAGAGCATAAGCGAGAATGGCATATTCCGTTATGAAGACCATAATGGAATCAAGAACCGAATTGTGATGAGATAGTCCATGGATGGCTTTAAATAGTTCGTAATTCAAATAATCACCTTTTGCATTTTTTATAATAGACCCATTATACTCATAAAAAGTTTCAAATCAATAAAGAATTTGCCGGAAATTGTGATGCTTGAAGAGAATTCGAAGGGGAAACAGTCTTTCTGGGGGATTCTATGCAAAAAAAAGAGATCCGGAATTCCGAATCTCTTCAAAAACGATTACAGTGCGTCAGGTCCTTCCTCGCCGGTGCGGATGTTGATTGTATTGCTGATTTCGTAGACAAATATTTTTCCGTCGCCGGGTGAACCCGTTTTCAGGACTCTTTTAGCGGTCTCAGTCACTTGATCAACAGGGACTTTGCTGACCACAATTTCAATTTTTAAACGCTCGTATACATTGCTTTCTATTTTTACCCCTCGATAGAGCTCCGTATGCGCTTTTTGAAGGCCGCAGCCGTGAACATTGGAGAAGGTCAGAGAGGTCACTCCGATTTTTCCAAGTTCCTCCTTCAGCTTTTCGAAATTTGCCGGACGCGTTACAATTTCCACCTTGAACATTTGACCGCTCATGACGTCACTCCTCACATAGTATCTTGATATGCTTTTTCCCCGTGCATCGTTAAATCAAGCCCAAGTGATTCTTCTTCTTCGGTTGCGCGAAGGGGAAGGAAGAGGCCTACAATTTTAATGATAACGAATGTGACTATAAATACAAAAACGTAAGTGGCAACGATCGCTACGATTTGTTTCCAGATTAAGCTTGCATCACCATAAAATAATCCATCTGCTCCCGCTGAATTAACAGAGGTTGTCGCGAATAATCCTGTTGCGATGCCGCCCCATGTGCCGCCGATGCCATGCAAGCCAAAGGCGTCGAGTGCGTCATCGTATCCGAATTTCTTTTTGAGCGAGAAAACGCCCCAGAAACAAACCGCACCGCCTATGATGCCGATAATAATAGAAGCGAACGGGGTGACAAATCCAGCTGCCGG
The Bacillus vallismortis genome window above contains:
- the pseH gene encoding UDP-4-amino-4,6-dideoxy-N-acetyl-beta-L-altrosamine N-acetyltransferase — translated: MFTYSLRTLKEKDLDTVLRWRNDERIRQSMYNDQIITEKQHHQWFKNVNSSKTEHYFIFTIDQTDTGFVSFKDVDHHNHHCYWGFYIGEAQSPKGSGSVMGFLALEWAFQQLEVEKVYGEVLSNNEKSLSYHQSLGFRKEGHFRNHIVRKNKYLDVIRYGLLKEEWIAEKPKVLKKLAERGIDHKDLDTNFNVLKS
- the pseG gene encoding UDP-2,4-diacetamido-2,4,6-trideoxy-beta-L-altropyranose hydrolase, which produces MNILFRADASIEIGTGHIMRCLTLAHALRKKGAHIIFVCRHLQGHLADVIREQQFDLIMLPEPKKNVFIPKATPHSDWLGVPWHVDSDETIHAMKNLNKEISLLIVDHYSIDINWEKKVKKHVKKMMVIDDLADRFHDCDILLDQNLYPHYKDRYVPLVPKSCKQFLGPEYVLLRDEFYSFCPSNKNCDGSIRKILVFFGGTDPTNETKKAMKAFQQLSSRDIELDIVIGSTNVHKNEIESICNKHVFFNFHCQVNHIAELMYNADLAIGAGGTAAWERCFLGLPAIVITVAENQELIAQTLDQIGAIQYLGPKESVKESHIVSALHDMINNPLSFIQMAKKARMLLEGNIDSRQNLLLEILK
- a CDS encoding cytidylyltransferase domain-containing protein, which encodes MTVTAIIQARMGSSRLPGKVLKKVLNKPLLEYQIERIKRSALIDEIVIATTTNAIDKPIVELSKRLSLAYYCGSENDVLSRYYEAAKMSKAETIVRLTSDCPIIDHRVIDKVITYYLDANGHYDYVSNTLNRTYPRGMDIEVFSASSLEKAHAESSLEYEREHVTPFIFMNPARFKLANITNAENQKQHRWTVDTPEDFLLIKKIIENLYPTKPDFSLEDTLALLNTFPEWSLLNARIEQKELFNENNDKDK
- the pseC gene encoding UDP-4-amino-4,6-dideoxy-N-acetyl-beta-L-altrosamine transaminase; the protein is MNNENKLAIAGGKPVRDSYLPYGRQWLDEEDIQSVVDVLRGDYLTTGPTIDLFEQKVAEYAGSRYAVAFSSGTAALHAACFAAGISQGDEVITTPITFAASANCILYMGAKPVFADIDPLTYNIDPDSIEKLITPKTKAIIPVDFTGQPVNHDQIQKIAKANNVIVIEDAAHALGASYKGKKIGSISDMTMFSFHPVKHITTGEGGMITTNNRTYYEKLLQFRSHGITRDPKKLTQDHGSWYYEMHFLGFNYRMTDIQASLGVSQLKKIDDFINTRNHLARIYNEKLKTISHIHLPSQDAASTSSWHLYIINLHLDQLKGTRDDIFNAMQKENIGVNVHYIPVYLHPYYQRLGYQAGLCPHAEALYKGIITLPLFQSMNEKDADDVIKALKKVVDFYS
- a CDS encoding dTDP-glucose 4,6-dehydratase — its product is MNILVTGGAGFIGRWVVKKLLEDGHQVWVLDDLSNGRLENIEELKNAPGFIEFINGDIKDLKTLEDLFLNQFDICYHLGASINVQDSIDDPKTTFENDTIGTFNILELCKKHNVKVVFMSTCMVYDRAAFAEGIKETDPIKPASPYAGAKIAAENMVLSYYHAYGLPAVVIRPFNTYGPFQKTGGEGGVVAIFIKNKLDGKKLHIYGDGTQTRDLLYVEDCAHFVVQAGYSQKANGEIINAGLGRDISINDLAALIAGDRQNIHHVEHIHPQSEIPKLLCNYEKAKKILNWSPQVSLEEGIRKTEEWIKGTNLI
- a CDS encoding SDR family NAD(P)-dependent oxidoreductase; translated protein: MFFKDKKILIIGGTGTIGKSLLQHILKDQPKVVRIFSRDEYKQFMLENEIGPRKDIRFLIGDVRDYDRVLHAMDGIDYVFHTAAMKHVPACEYNPYEAVLTNIIGTNHVIKAAVAQNVKKVVFTSSDKAISPTNAYGATKLTAERLISAAQYSKGRAETVFSCVRFGNVMGSRGSVVPLFTKQILKQKKVTVTDLNMNRFMMTLDQATSLLISALKESQGGEIFILKMPVISLRDLVSVVVEETCKNHNLNVDEIEIQEIGLRPGEKMYEELMTHDESTMAFELPEMFVIPSSFGKKNQYTQAKKATEGTYSSNDQEQMSKGEVLTLLKSQKLI
- a CDS encoding DUF5362 family protein, with translation MISLDKDENEIEHQNEGNDAVEQEIAAEESESRQLSTSAVKSLSDIAKWGKVSGILLIVMGSLATLSTLMTVIGAIPGVLLIISGVFLMRSAKAAAEAEGNLAGSAGENMLENYGKFIKMQLFYAASSIISALIGIALLIFIFVIIGIAAYESTDTYEDPDSYYYEDDPVFE
- a CDS encoding GNAT family N-acetyltransferase, with product MTLRLAEHKDLEAVVAIYNSTIASRMVTADTEPVTPEDRMEWFLGHTESRPLYVAEDGSGNVAAWISFETFYGRPAYNKTAEVSIYIDEACRGKGVGSYLLKEALRIAPELGIRSLMAFIFGHNKPSLKLFEKHGFAEWGLFPGIAEMDGKRYDLKILGRELS
- the spoIIQ gene encoding stage II sporulation protein spoIIQ → MREEEKKTSQVKKLQQFFRKRWVFPAIYLVSAAVILTAVLWYQSVSNDDVKDQLADNGGNSAYDNNDDAVEVGKSMENVAMPVVDSENVSVVKKFYETDAAKEEKEAALVTYNNTYSLSKGIDLAEKDGKDFDVSASLSGTVVKAEKDPVLGYVIEVEHANGLSTVYQSLSEVSVEQGDKVKQNQVIGKSGKNLYSEDSGNHVHFEIRKDGVAMNPLNFMDKPVSSIEKAAAAEEKAAAEETEESIQQSSEKKDGATEKGTEEKSDEKTDDSTDKSGSKESSTTEDTEQS
- a CDS encoding VanZ family protein, with amino-acid sequence MNRLLLGGWTLFMLLSVCTESFSGMVLTQTVAFHFQPRPDLSQFLVLDVAELAVPEAFIQKIGHAFSFFVLTYLLWKQRCGIKLAAAGSFVFAFFTEVLQLFFSRNGCMRDVLIDAVGIGLFCGLYVLAKRRKHKMHEKYESRLS
- a CDS encoding undecaprenyl-diphosphatase; the encoded protein is MNYELFKAIHGLSHHNSVLDSIMVFITEYAILAYALILLAIWVFGNTQSRKNVLYAGLTGIAGLVINFLISQVYFEPRPFVAHTVHTLIPHDADASFPSDHTTGALAISIAMLFRNRKIGWPLVIFGLLTGFSRIWVGHHYPVDVLGSLVVSIIIGFLFFRFSDLLRPLVDWIVRIYEAIINKLTKKPTDQNF
- a CDS encoding P-II family nitrogen regulator, which encodes MSGQMFKVEIVTRPANFEKLKEELGKIGVTSLTFSNVHGCGLQKAHTELYRGVKIESNVYERLKIEIVVSKVPVDQVTETAKRVLKTGSPGDGKIFVYEISNTINIRTGEEGPDAL